From the genome of Thermogutta terrifontis, one region includes:
- a CDS encoding NADH-quinone oxidoreductase subunit D: protein MAEADLQRQQQESDGELRTEELLINMGPQHPSTHGVLRVVLRTDGELVLEATPYIGYLHRCAEKIGENVTPRQWIPYTDRMDYLAGMNMNLGWALTVEKLLGLQVTEKARHLRVLIVELGRIASHLVAAGTYGLDLGSFTPFMYCFREREKILNLFEAVCGARLTYSYITVGGLMADLPPGWLEECEKFLDQFEPVIDDLHELLSVNHIFIKRTAGVGVLPPEMAIDHGCTGPVLRGSGVDWDLRRDGDPFYTRMYDGYQFDVAVCKDGRYPGPCPDVPRETVLGDCWHRFFVRMVEVVQSVKLVRQAIEKYRAAEGDIGKPIKLNQKLPAGEVYLETECPKGQMGFMIVSLGEAIPWRVRARSSSFCNLSVLPKLCRGCLVADVPAIIGSLDIVLGEVDR, encoded by the coding sequence ATGGCGGAAGCCGATCTTCAACGTCAGCAACAGGAGTCCGATGGGGAGCTACGAACGGAAGAGCTCCTCATCAACATGGGGCCCCAGCATCCCAGCACTCATGGGGTGTTACGGGTGGTGCTGCGGACCGACGGGGAGCTCGTTCTCGAGGCGACGCCATACATCGGTTATCTTCACCGGTGCGCGGAGAAAATTGGAGAGAACGTCACCCCGCGGCAGTGGATTCCCTATACCGACAGAATGGACTATCTGGCGGGGATGAATATGAACCTGGGCTGGGCCCTGACGGTGGAAAAACTGTTGGGGCTTCAGGTCACCGAAAAGGCCCGGCACCTTCGGGTACTCATCGTGGAGCTGGGGCGAATCGCCAGCCACCTTGTGGCAGCGGGGACGTATGGGCTGGATCTGGGGAGTTTCACCCCGTTCATGTATTGCTTCCGAGAACGCGAGAAAATACTCAATCTTTTTGAAGCGGTTTGCGGTGCCCGCCTGACGTACAGCTACATTACTGTGGGTGGTCTGATGGCGGATCTGCCGCCAGGCTGGCTTGAAGAGTGCGAAAAGTTTTTAGATCAGTTCGAACCAGTCATCGACGACCTCCATGAACTTCTTTCGGTGAACCATATCTTCATCAAACGAACGGCGGGGGTGGGAGTCTTGCCACCCGAAATGGCCATCGATCACGGATGCACGGGGCCAGTCCTGCGCGGCAGTGGAGTGGATTGGGATCTGCGCCGGGATGGTGATCCTTTTTACACTCGCATGTATGACGGCTATCAGTTCGATGTAGCCGTATGCAAGGACGGCCGATATCCAGGTCCCTGTCCGGACGTTCCGCGGGAAACCGTTCTCGGCGATTGCTGGCACCGGTTCTTTGTTCGGATGGTGGAGGTTGTCCAGTCGGTGAAATTGGTTCGGCAGGCCATCGAAAAATACCGAGCCGCCGAAGGCGACATCGGCAAGCCAATCAAACTCAACCAGAAATTGCCAGCCGGCGAAGTGTATCTCGAAACAGAGTGCCCCAAGGGGCAGATGGGATTCATGATCGTGAGTTTGGGCGAGGCCATCCCCTGGCGGGTTCGCGCCCGCAGCAGCAGCTTTTGCAATCTCTCGGTACTTCCCAAGTTGTGTCGGGGCTGCCTGGTGGCGGACGTGCCGGCAATCATCGGCTCGCTTGATATTGTCTTGGGGGAGGTCGACCGATAG
- the nuoH gene encoding NADH-quinone oxidoreductase subunit NuoH, whose translation MNEVVGQWLQAGATEGWLIIIGVALLQVTVLLAVVMTLVAAATWAERKVAGRIQDRLGPTRVGGRFGWLQPLADGLKLLTKEDIIPLNADRILFRLAPYLAFAPAFAVFMAMPFSDGWVAQRLNTAAFFILAVLGLEVFGIILAGYASGSKWSFLGGMREAAQVVSYEVPLTFAALIPILLAGTMDLVAIGEAQRGWFWNWFVFHDPFTFAAFWIFVTCAVAGTNRAPFDLAEAESELVAGFHTEYSGFRWSVFYMGEYAAMAAVSGLGAVLFLGGWNGPIPVASILGLTETTGPWAGFLGHFLGAINFLVKCVIGILFMMALRWTLPRLRIDQILSMCWKYCFPLTALCLIGVTVWMLAFPDGLLGVGHPKTESADFVVYVVKGMAEH comes from the coding sequence ATGAACGAAGTCGTCGGTCAATGGCTCCAGGCAGGTGCGACTGAGGGGTGGCTCATCATCATTGGTGTAGCACTCCTCCAGGTAACGGTGCTCCTGGCCGTGGTCATGACGCTGGTGGCAGCTGCCACCTGGGCGGAACGCAAGGTGGCAGGGCGAATACAGGATCGATTGGGGCCCACGCGGGTGGGAGGGCGATTCGGCTGGCTCCAGCCGCTGGCCGACGGCCTGAAGCTGCTCACCAAGGAGGACATTATCCCGCTCAATGCCGATCGCATTCTGTTCAGGCTAGCGCCCTATCTCGCTTTTGCTCCTGCTTTTGCCGTCTTTATGGCGATGCCGTTTTCAGATGGCTGGGTGGCCCAACGTCTCAATACCGCCGCTTTTTTCATCCTCGCGGTCCTCGGCCTGGAAGTTTTTGGAATCATTCTGGCGGGTTATGCTTCCGGTTCCAAATGGTCATTCCTGGGCGGAATGCGCGAAGCCGCTCAGGTGGTCAGTTACGAAGTCCCCCTGACTTTTGCAGCCCTCATCCCGATTCTTCTGGCCGGGACGATGGATCTGGTGGCTATCGGCGAAGCACAACGTGGCTGGTTCTGGAATTGGTTTGTTTTTCATGATCCGTTCACCTTCGCGGCGTTCTGGATCTTTGTCACGTGTGCCGTCGCCGGGACCAATCGGGCACCATTTGACCTGGCTGAAGCGGAAAGCGAACTGGTCGCCGGGTTTCATACGGAGTACTCGGGATTTCGTTGGAGCGTCTTCTATATGGGCGAATATGCGGCCATGGCCGCGGTGAGTGGCTTGGGGGCTGTGCTGTTTTTAGGCGGATGGAATGGGCCAATCCCGGTGGCGTCCATCCTGGGCCTGACGGAAACAACCGGTCCCTGGGCAGGCTTCCTTGGCCATTTTCTCGGGGCGATTAACTTTCTCGTAAAATGTGTGATCGGAATTCTGTTCATGATGGCTCTTCGTTGGACTCTTCCCAGGCTGAGAATCGACCAAATATTGAGTATGTGCTGGAAATATTGCTTTCCACTGACGGCACTGTGCTTAATTGGGGTAACAGTTTGGATGCTCGCATTTCCGGATGGTCTGCTGGGTGTTGGGCATCCCAAGACGGAGAGTGCCGACTTTGTTGTGTACGTTGTAAAAGGCATGGCAGAACATTAA
- a CDS encoding NADH-quinone oxidoreductase subunit J, with amino-acid sequence MDANAIFFWLLAALAVAGALVVVITPHIVHAAVGLILTLSAVAGLFFLAGAEFLGAMQIMIYVGGTVVLLAFGVMLTARLAFVRMRTTADQWVIAILLAAPLTIILLQSAWAYGHLKTAQLSSETTRAEAEAVSATDLGLALVGVRPQAGGANQLDDRGASNLANMEGYILPFELVSLHLLVVMIGAAYLARRRIE; translated from the coding sequence ATGGACGCAAACGCTATTTTCTTCTGGCTTTTAGCTGCCCTGGCTGTGGCAGGCGCTCTGGTGGTTGTGATAACGCCGCACATCGTGCATGCGGCCGTCGGGCTCATTTTAACTCTGAGTGCCGTCGCCGGACTGTTTTTTCTGGCCGGTGCGGAGTTCCTTGGCGCCATGCAGATCATGATCTATGTGGGCGGCACGGTCGTTTTGCTGGCGTTTGGTGTGATGCTTACAGCTCGGCTGGCTTTTGTGCGCATGCGCACAACCGCCGACCAGTGGGTCATCGCCATTCTTCTTGCGGCTCCGCTCACCATCATCCTGCTCCAGTCTGCGTGGGCCTATGGCCATTTGAAAACGGCCCAGTTGTCATCCGAGACAACACGTGCGGAAGCGGAGGCTGTCTCAGCGACAGATCTCGGCCTTGCCTTGGTTGGGGTCCGTCCACAGGCAGGTGGAGCAAATCAATTAGACGACCGGGGGGCGTCAAATCTTGCGAATATGGAGGGCTATATTCTGCCCTTCGAGTTGGTATCCCTCCACCTGCTTGTGGTAATGATTGGAGCAGCCTACCTCGCCAGACGGCGAATCGAATAA
- the nuoK gene encoding NADH-quinone oxidoreductase subunit NuoK — translation MLLADILSPITVTHYLVVGVILFVCGIVCLVVKRNIIAMLIGVELILNGANINLVAFSSPSLFPSGRAPLVLDGQVFALFVMILAAAEAAVALAIALQFYSRFGTVDVDQGGQLSG, via the coding sequence ATGTTGCTTGCTGATATATTGAGCCCGATTACAGTAACGCATTATTTAGTGGTGGGCGTTATACTGTTTGTCTGCGGAATTGTATGTCTTGTTGTTAAGCGGAATATCATCGCGATGTTAATTGGAGTGGAGCTCATATTGAACGGAGCCAATATCAATCTGGTGGCGTTCTCCAGTCCGTCACTGTTTCCATCAGGGAGGGCGCCCCTGGTCCTGGATGGTCAGGTGTTTGCCCTGTTTGTGATGATTCTAGCAGCCGCGGAGGCTGCTGTGGCTCTGGCTATTGCCCTCCAGTTTTATTCGCGGTTTGGAACAGTTGATGTTGACCAGGGTGGTCAGTTAAGCGGCTGA
- the nuoL gene encoding NADH-quinone oxidoreductase subunit L produces MEAILPQLLLAAWLLPLLSFVLILLAGTRMGKGGRGAGYLATAAIGVSCLLSIIALVGWLVHHPLGGHGGHSEILTGEWYTLAQFELLRFSVGYYVDSLTLGMFVMVTFIAFWIHIYSFGYMHEELHDVRDPLVTAADGGNLIRPGRFHRFYQYLSLFCFSMLGLVVANNLFMVFAFWELVGICSYFLIGFYVERPSATLAGNKAFIVNRVGDFGMIVGLATFLFACGTLHYATPQTASQHHQGLFAIVKEATSEYQGKSNGAPSHEGSSTIPGRGKVGDNSGSAITNKSQKNDKLTPVLLTLAGLALFCGCIGKSAQFPLHVWLPDAMEGPTPVSALIHAATMVAAGVYLVARIYPLLTAEALLVVALVGTVTLFLAATMAVAATDIKRVLAYSTISQLGYMMLGLGVGGWVAGLFHLFTHAFFKALLFLGAGSVIHACGTNEMPSMGGLGRKMPWTAATMLVGCLAISGAGIPLLIGLSGYYSKDAILAQTFLFHRTNPLFGWMFYVALGVAGITAFYMFRLWFLVFWGEPRDEQVAHHVHESPRTMVAALVVLAVLSVISGWSVPGTSWGITSLLEQSRVTPATEMGTLQTVTALRIPEEHASHEPTIHAWVSGLAFLAALLGFAIATLFYAIRWLDPEDVRQQFKGIWELLVHRWYFDQIYEAVFVRNVLRLAAIAAWIDRNIIDWLADHAALAVRGLSQWDDWIDRTFVDGAVNALAAGIYDIGIRLRRWQVGRIRVYIMWIVIGIVALFIIGTIYLGIGANISRG; encoded by the coding sequence ATGGAAGCGATTCTACCGCAGCTATTGCTGGCTGCCTGGCTTCTACCGTTGCTGTCGTTCGTTCTCATTCTGCTGGCAGGAACGAGGATGGGAAAAGGCGGACGCGGTGCCGGTTATCTGGCGACCGCGGCAATCGGAGTTTCCTGTCTTCTCTCGATCATTGCGCTGGTGGGGTGGCTTGTGCACCATCCGCTTGGTGGACATGGCGGGCACTCAGAAATTCTGACGGGAGAGTGGTACACGCTCGCCCAGTTCGAATTGCTCCGTTTCAGTGTTGGCTATTACGTGGATTCGCTGACACTGGGCATGTTCGTCATGGTCACATTTATAGCCTTCTGGATCCATATTTATTCTTTCGGATACATGCATGAAGAACTGCATGATGTTCGGGACCCATTGGTTACGGCGGCCGACGGGGGGAATCTCATCAGGCCCGGACGGTTCCATCGTTTTTATCAGTATTTATCTCTATTTTGTTTCAGTATGCTTGGCCTGGTGGTCGCCAACAATCTGTTCATGGTCTTCGCCTTCTGGGAATTAGTCGGGATTTGCTCGTATTTCCTCATCGGGTTTTACGTGGAGCGGCCCTCCGCAACACTGGCCGGAAATAAAGCCTTCATCGTGAATCGGGTGGGCGACTTCGGAATGATTGTTGGCCTGGCCACGTTCCTGTTTGCCTGTGGAACACTCCATTACGCGACGCCTCAGACTGCCTCGCAACACCATCAGGGGCTTTTCGCGATCGTGAAAGAGGCGACCAGCGAATATCAGGGCAAAAGTAATGGCGCACCATCTCATGAGGGCTCAAGTACCATTCCCGGTCGCGGGAAGGTTGGCGATAATTCAGGGTCAGCAATAACGAATAAAAGCCAAAAAAACGACAAGCTGACGCCCGTTCTGTTGACTCTGGCGGGGCTTGCGCTTTTTTGTGGTTGCATCGGAAAAAGCGCCCAGTTCCCCCTCCATGTGTGGTTGCCTGACGCGATGGAGGGCCCCACTCCGGTCAGCGCGCTCATCCACGCAGCGACCATGGTGGCAGCCGGCGTGTATCTTGTTGCCCGCATTTATCCGCTTTTGACTGCGGAGGCGCTGCTGGTCGTCGCGCTGGTGGGGACGGTGACCCTGTTTTTGGCGGCGACGATGGCGGTGGCGGCGACGGACATTAAGCGCGTCCTGGCGTATTCGACAATCAGCCAATTGGGGTATATGATGTTGGGCCTGGGAGTCGGCGGCTGGGTGGCGGGACTTTTTCACCTTTTCACCCACGCATTCTTCAAGGCCCTTCTGTTCCTGGGTGCGGGATCAGTGATCCATGCCTGTGGCACAAATGAGATGCCGTCGATGGGGGGCCTGGGGCGGAAAATGCCGTGGACGGCCGCCACAATGCTGGTCGGGTGTTTGGCCATTTCAGGGGCGGGAATTCCCTTACTTATTGGACTGAGCGGCTATTATTCGAAGGATGCCATCCTGGCGCAGACTTTTCTATTCCATCGAACAAATCCACTGTTCGGGTGGATGTTCTATGTAGCCCTAGGTGTTGCGGGTATCACGGCGTTTTACATGTTCCGGCTATGGTTTCTCGTTTTTTGGGGGGAGCCGCGTGATGAGCAGGTGGCCCACCATGTCCATGAGTCACCCAGAACCATGGTGGCGGCTTTGGTGGTGTTAGCTGTGCTCTCCGTGATATCGGGGTGGTCTGTCCCGGGAACCAGTTGGGGCATCACTTCTCTTCTGGAACAGTCTCGCGTGACGCCAGCCACGGAAATGGGGACTTTACAAACTGTGACCGCGCTGCGAATACCAGAGGAACACGCGTCGCATGAACCGACCATCCACGCCTGGGTCTCCGGACTGGCGTTCCTCGCCGCTCTGCTGGGTTTCGCAATTGCCACGCTGTTTTATGCAATCCGCTGGCTGGATCCGGAAGATGTCCGCCAGCAATTCAAGGGCATTTGGGAATTACTCGTTCATCGATGGTACTTTGACCAGATTTATGAAGCGGTATTTGTCCGCAACGTGCTTCGTCTGGCCGCCATCGCCGCGTGGATCGATCGAAATATTATCGACTGGCTCGCGGATCATGCGGCCCTTGCGGTGAGAGGCCTTTCGCAATGGGATGATTGGATCGACCGCACCTTTGTAGATGGGGCGGTCAATGCCCTGGCGGCGGGCATTTATGATATCGGAATTCGCCTCAGACGGTGGCAGGTCGGAAGAATCCGTGTTTATATCATGTGGATAGTCATCGGAATTGTAGCACTCTTTATCATAGGAACGATTTATTTGGGAATTGGCGCGAACATTTCCCGAGGATGA
- a CDS encoding complex I subunit 4 family protein — protein MAGLIFLSMIVFLPALGALILLFFPASAETAIRRITLGVTLVVFLMTLRLVFPGDGPAGETLLERSIHDVRFVAGESGYQHAVAVPWIRSFNIEYFLGIDGISLPLVLLTSFLSLLAAAASWSVTKHVKAYSVLFLLLETGMLGVFLALDFFLFYVFWEVMLLPMYFLIGIWGGPRKEYAAIKFFLFTLVGSVLMLIALLMLYFASDVRKLPEDARRESLLSSEMMVKSLAPGEKPLHTFNLVALAKLGQLPDSPFNEPAWLGKSIAWWAFLLLLVGFLIKVPSVPVHTWLPDAHVEAPTPISMILAGVLLKMGGYGIIRICYPICPQGAYELAWFVCGLGVVSMVYGALAAMAQQDFKRLVAYSSVSHMGYVVLGLGAWSLVPGVWDTQYWKMGMNGAMFQMIAHGISSAGMFFMVGVLYDRVHHRDLDKFGGIFGKMPAYTALAIVIFFAALGLPGLCGFIGEVLVIFAAFSYSRVLAIIGASVVILTAGYILWTVRRVYLGAEYRGPHADALTPLSVREFAVGATLAVAAVVFGVFPQTVFRYMAPSVNRTVDEMAQWMKAVSVNVVQSAKEETLEKTGRESTVTSDNLTGEFVEVGSQR, from the coding sequence ATGGCGGGTTTGATCTTTCTGAGCATGATTGTGTTTCTGCCGGCACTTGGGGCATTGATCCTGCTGTTCTTCCCGGCTTCCGCAGAGACTGCCATCCGGCGGATCACGTTGGGCGTTACGCTGGTGGTTTTTCTGATGACGCTGCGGCTGGTCTTTCCGGGGGACGGCCCAGCGGGGGAGACGCTCCTGGAGAGGAGCATCCACGATGTGCGGTTCGTGGCGGGTGAATCTGGCTACCAGCATGCCGTGGCGGTGCCGTGGATTCGATCTTTCAATATTGAGTATTTTCTCGGAATTGATGGCATCAGCCTGCCGCTGGTACTGCTGACATCGTTCCTGTCCCTTCTCGCCGCCGCAGCGAGCTGGTCTGTCACAAAGCACGTCAAGGCGTACAGCGTGCTGTTTCTTCTTTTGGAGACGGGAATGCTCGGCGTTTTCCTGGCGCTGGATTTCTTTCTTTTCTATGTGTTTTGGGAAGTCATGCTGTTGCCGATGTACTTTCTGATTGGTATATGGGGCGGACCACGGAAGGAATATGCCGCGATTAAGTTCTTTCTCTTCACGCTGGTGGGAAGTGTTCTCATGCTCATCGCGTTGCTGATGCTCTACTTTGCCAGCGATGTGCGAAAACTGCCCGAAGACGCCCGACGGGAAAGCCTTCTCTCCTCGGAGATGATGGTGAAGTCGCTGGCTCCCGGCGAAAAGCCGCTTCACACCTTCAACTTGGTTGCGCTGGCAAAGCTGGGACAATTGCCGGATTCCCCATTTAATGAACCGGCATGGTTGGGAAAATCGATCGCCTGGTGGGCGTTTTTACTGCTGCTGGTGGGATTTCTCATCAAGGTGCCGTCGGTGCCGGTTCACACCTGGCTTCCGGATGCGCACGTGGAAGCGCCCACGCCGATCTCGATGATTCTGGCCGGGGTGCTTCTGAAAATGGGAGGCTATGGTATTATCCGCATCTGTTATCCGATTTGTCCCCAGGGCGCTTATGAGTTGGCCTGGTTTGTCTGCGGACTGGGGGTGGTCAGTATGGTGTACGGGGCCCTGGCGGCCATGGCGCAGCAGGATTTCAAACGGCTGGTGGCCTACAGTTCCGTCAGCCACATGGGTTACGTGGTGCTTGGCCTCGGTGCGTGGAGCCTCGTCCCGGGGGTGTGGGATACACAATACTGGAAGATGGGAATGAACGGGGCCATGTTCCAGATGATTGCACACGGGATTTCGTCGGCCGGCATGTTCTTCATGGTCGGCGTGTTGTACGACCGCGTTCATCATCGCGATCTCGATAAATTTGGAGGTATTTTCGGCAAAATGCCCGCATACACGGCGCTGGCGATCGTGATTTTCTTTGCGGCGCTTGGACTGCCCGGCCTTTGCGGCTTTATCGGAGAAGTTTTGGTTATATTTGCGGCATTTAGTTATAGTCGTGTGCTGGCCATTATTGGGGCTTCTGTTGTCATTCTTACGGCGGGATATATTCTGTGGACTGTGCGACGTGTCTATCTCGGTGCGGAGTATCGGGGACCGCACGCCGACGCCCTCACACCATTGTCGGTGCGGGAGTTCGCGGTTGGCGCGACTCTGGCTGTAGCTGCTGTGGTCTTCGGAGTATTCCCGCAAACGGTGTTTCGTTATATGGCGCCCAGTGTGAATCGCACCGTTGATGAGATGGCCCAGTGGATGAAAGCCGTCTCGGTGAATGTGGTGCAATCGGCGAAAGAAGAAACTCTCGAAAAAACCGGACGTGAATCGACAGTGACTTCTGACAATCTGACGGGCGAATTTGTGGAGGTCGGTTCGCAGCGGTGA
- a CDS encoding NADH-quinone oxidoreductase subunit N codes for MNELLEIITQIEQNLAVSLRLWLPEICLGLTAIALLLQRMVFPAWRRGASFIMFVGSVAAFAILIWQAASPSVHASTVGAFLDLLRLDQLAAFFRGLILLFAVLFSVLTWLTRWPRVEDRGEFYVLFLGSVIGMSTMVAAENLLLVFLGMEMASLPSYILAGFEKRERRAGEAAMKFAVFGAAMAGVMLYGLGLLGGALGSLDLPTMGANLIAMASSRDFHGHGLSLILGTLMVLAGIGFKLSAVPFHFWLPDVFEGAAAEVGAFLSVISKAAALGLLTRLCLTLLGADQAAAAGLPGPLVPFVVGTLSLLAAVTCTYGNLAAYGQTNFKRLLGYSTIAHAGYLMMPVAAAVAVLPLSREMARWAVASMLFYLVVYMFMNIVAFAGAAFLSRGAPGEKIENYSGLVRAAPGFVVCLTLTLFSLVGLPPLGGFAGKFAIFASLASAQLWALLVVAALNTVFSLFYYVRVVKVMVLDPASESLSFSLPLSSPQGMFLVLATVPVVLLGILWQPAFELVCWAAGCQ; via the coding sequence ATGAATGAGCTTCTTGAAATAATCACCCAGATCGAGCAGAACCTTGCCGTTTCGTTGCGGCTATGGCTCCCCGAGATATGTCTGGGGCTGACGGCGATCGCTCTTTTGCTGCAGAGGATGGTGTTTCCTGCCTGGCGGCGTGGGGCATCTTTCATCATGTTCGTGGGATCCGTCGCCGCCTTTGCGATACTCATCTGGCAGGCGGCATCGCCATCGGTTCATGCGAGTACCGTTGGAGCGTTTCTGGACCTGTTGCGATTGGACCAATTGGCAGCCTTTTTTCGAGGATTGATCCTTCTTTTTGCTGTCTTATTCAGCGTTCTCACCTGGTTGACTCGCTGGCCCCGCGTGGAAGACAGGGGCGAGTTCTATGTATTGTTCTTAGGTTCGGTCATCGGCATGTCCACCATGGTTGCCGCCGAGAATCTCCTGTTGGTGTTTCTCGGCATGGAAATGGCCAGTTTGCCATCGTATATCTTGGCCGGGTTTGAAAAGCGAGAACGCCGTGCCGGTGAAGCGGCGATGAAGTTCGCCGTGTTCGGGGCTGCCATGGCCGGAGTGATGCTTTATGGGCTGGGGCTTCTAGGGGGAGCGCTGGGCTCGCTCGATCTGCCAACGATGGGTGCGAACTTGATCGCCATGGCAAGCAGTCGGGACTTTCATGGACATGGTTTGAGCCTTATTCTCGGGACACTGATGGTCCTGGCCGGCATTGGATTCAAACTTTCGGCGGTGCCGTTCCACTTCTGGTTGCCGGACGTATTTGAAGGGGCCGCTGCGGAAGTTGGCGCTTTCCTCTCGGTGATCTCAAAGGCCGCCGCTTTGGGGCTGCTCACGCGGTTATGTCTGACACTCTTGGGGGCCGACCAGGCAGCCGCCGCGGGGTTGCCCGGGCCGCTCGTTCCGTTTGTTGTGGGAACACTCTCACTTCTGGCCGCCGTTACCTGTACCTATGGGAATTTGGCGGCTTATGGTCAGACCAATTTCAAACGTCTTCTGGGTTATTCCACCATCGCGCATGCAGGTTATCTGATGATGCCGGTGGCGGCTGCGGTGGCGGTGTTGCCCCTCAGCCGGGAAATGGCCCGATGGGCTGTCGCCTCCATGTTGTTTTATTTGGTGGTGTACATGTTCATGAACATTGTTGCGTTCGCAGGGGCGGCATTCCTGTCACGCGGAGCCCCGGGAGAGAAAATCGAGAATTATTCCGGCTTGGTCCGGGCAGCGCCGGGGTTTGTTGTTTGTCTCACGCTGACGTTGTTTAGTCTGGTGGGACTGCCACCACTGGGTGGATTCGCGGGAAAGTTTGCCATCTTTGCCAGTTTGGCGTCCGCACAGCTCTGGGCACTACTGGTGGTTGCCGCGCTAAATACCGTTTTCAGCCTCTTTTATTACGTGCGTGTGGTGAAAGTCATGGTCCTGGATCCAGCCTCAGAATCCCTGAGTTTTTCCCTGCCGTTGTCGTCTCCCCAGGGGATGTTCCTGGTACTGGCAACGGTGCCAGTTGTGCTCCTGGGGATTTTGTGGCAACCGGCCTTCGAGTTGGTATGTTGGGCGGCCGGGTGTCAGTAG
- a CDS encoding TatD family hydrolase, whose amino-acid sequence MWFDTHTHLFLLESDHASEANSPALLAEIIQAAFDHGVTRILCVGIDVETSRRSVNLAHQFPDRLWAAVGIHPNSANGASSADWHEIAELARDDSVVAIGETGLDWYRDFTPPPVQVEWFEKHWTLAQEVGKPLVVHCRDAEKDMTEILSRWTREGTVRAVMHACAAPWEIVSRWLDWEGIVVSFAGSVTYKNMKFAPIRETAQRVPLDRILVETDCPYLVPEPHRGRVKTSVPSHVKDTGHFLAKLRDVSPEELAAQTTHNALRTFGIPPQQKGY is encoded by the coding sequence ATGTGGTTCGACACCCACACGCATCTGTTCTTGCTCGAAAGCGATCACGCTTCGGAAGCTAATTCCCCAGCCTTGCTTGCAGAGATCATCCAGGCGGCTTTCGATCATGGTGTCACGCGGATCCTTTGTGTGGGGATCGATGTCGAAACAAGCCGCCGGAGCGTCAATCTCGCGCATCAGTTTCCCGATCGGCTATGGGCTGCCGTGGGAATCCATCCAAATTCAGCAAACGGGGCGTCCTCAGCAGACTGGCATGAGATCGCGGAACTGGCACGGGATGATTCCGTCGTCGCCATCGGTGAGACAGGTCTCGATTGGTATCGTGACTTTACACCGCCTCCCGTGCAGGTCGAATGGTTTGAAAAGCACTGGACGCTCGCGCAGGAGGTGGGAAAACCGCTCGTGGTCCATTGTCGTGACGCGGAAAAGGATATGACGGAGATCCTTTCCCGCTGGACACGTGAAGGGACCGTCCGGGCAGTCATGCACGCGTGCGCTGCACCCTGGGAAATTGTCAGCCGATGGCTCGACTGGGAAGGAATCGTTGTCAGTTTTGCTGGATCAGTAACGTACAAAAACATGAAATTCGCGCCCATTCGAGAAACAGCGCAGCGCGTGCCCTTAGACAGGATCCTGGTGGAGACTGATTGTCCCTATCTTGTTCCGGAGCCGCATCGTGGCCGGGTTAAAACCTCCGTTCCCTCGCACGTAAAAGACACCGGTCACTTTTTGGCAAAACTGCGAGATGTGTCGCCCGAGGAGCTGGCCGCTCAGACGACGCACAACGCACTGAGGACGTTTGGCATTCCCCCTCAGCAGAAGGGTTATTGA